One window from the genome of Pyrus communis chromosome 16, drPyrComm1.1, whole genome shotgun sequence encodes:
- the LOC137719442 gene encoding uncharacterized protein isoform X1 produces MLFLLDRSPTSGMSKRAFTVGALVIQSELSRGEPVLLVDSIRFSPIWFDIIIISSIRVFLFPFVFIFVLSLPSLNYIIIQNFSRPLLEMLLCYDLTKCSVASMRDATEERRLEMIEEPVAEDVEFEKDSNKAEGEMEVEEGRMGSMCCQRNDGRGWQCKKKAKQGQSFCNHHLSLLRSNYIVKANGNVNSRDNGNNHNISSNKAPAAVSGVVQLENGGRRRRKKAKKESASNPYEFYYYSGFGPCRNRKRGCDKEKEETKAEGEIATNTSSATPPPPPPPHESGPRSPLSPIANGEFNYDDEDDDDELHGSGESGRRRMRKPVKERSLKSLM; encoded by the coding sequence TGGGATGTCGAAGAGAGCTTTTACGGTGGGAGCCTTGGTGATTCAATCGGAGCTGTCGAGAGGTGAGCCTGTTCTTCTCGTCGATTCGATTCGTTTTTCTCCGATTTGGTtcgatattattattatttcaagcattagggtttttctgtttcctttcgttttcatttttgtgttatctctcccctctcttaattatattattattcaaaATTTCTCGCGGCCCCTCCTTGAAATGTTGCTGTGTTACGATCTTACAAAATGCAGCGTGGCGTCGATGAGGGATGCCACGGAGGAAAGACGCTTGGAAATGATAGAAGAGCCCGTGGCGGAGGATGTCGAATTCGAAAAGGATTCGAATAAGGCGGAGGGCGAGATGGAGGTGGAAGAAGGGAGGATGGGCAGCATGTGCTGCCAACGGAACGACGGCCGTGGGTGGCAATGCAAGAAAAAAGCCAAGCAAGGGCAGTCCTTCTGCAACCACCACCTCTCCCTACTTCGATCGAACTACATTGTCAAGGCCAACGGGAATGTAAACAGTAGGGATAATGGAAATAATCACAACATTTCTTCGAATAAGGCTCCCGCCGCAGTGAGCGGGGTGGTTCAGCTGGAAAACGGGGGCCGCCGCCGCCGGAAGAAGGCGAAGAAGGAATCCGCCTCTAACCCCTACGAGTTCTATTACTATTCGGGGTTTGGCCCGTGTCGGAACCGGAAGAGAGGCTGCgataaagaaaaggaagagaccAAGGCCGAGGGTGAAATTGCTACTAATACTAGCTCTgctactcctcctcctcctcctcctcctcatgaGAGCGGTCCTCGCTCACCCTTGTCTCCAATTGCGAATGGGGAATTCAATTATGACGacgaggatgatgatgatgagctCCACGGCAGCGGCGAGAGCGGGAGGAGGCGGATGAGGAAGCCGGTGAAGGAGAGATCGCTCAAGTCCCTGATGTGA